DNA sequence from the Xenopus tropicalis strain Nigerian chromosome 4, UCB_Xtro_10.0, whole genome shotgun sequence genome:
ataggcACTGTCTTTACTACACAtttgaagaaatatatatatacaggtatgggacctattaccagaatgctcagaacctggggttttccggataagggaacttttcgtaatttggatctccataacttaagtctgctaaataccatttaaatattgaataaacccaataggactgttttgcctccaataaggattatttatatcttagtttgaatcaagtacaaggtactgttttacaattacagagaaaaaggaaatcatttttaaaaaaatctaggtATGGGATCGCATACCATTTATATATCCGTTAAAAATCTTTAGCATTCTTGATTCCACTGGGATATTACCAATTCACTTCTATATTCAGTAGTCTATTCATTAAATTCCTTTACAGAGTTTTGTcctacccatatactgtacaatatCTGCTATGTAATAAAATACCTCTGTTCAGTTCTCATTGAGTTAGATACAAAAACATTCAGGCTGTCGATAATACTTAGAGAAGTCCATAGATCACAGTTCttcataaaatcatttttttttacatgtttgaaGATGTAATTATTGGTTAAAACTAATGTATGGTATCTTGCCATCTtattaaggggaagttaatttgCTGCTTTGTAGTATAATTAACCAGACATTTTGTTTGCAGACGTGTTGAAAGTGCTGTCCATTCCTTCAACAATATAGCACTTCACATCACATTTAATGCACTTCATCAAATGATGGAAGCAAGCAGTCACCACACAGTGTGCTTCCTGAGAACTGGgaattttttacattaaaatacataaattagTAATGTGAATtggaataaaatgaaaacaattaatAGCTGGTTTCCCTGACAGATAATGGGTTCTGATCATAACAACAGCTACAGACAGCAGtataaaaatgtgtttagaaAGCCACAAAGAGACAGATCCATCTGTTACTAAAAAGGACTCCTAAATATCCATCTCTCAAGGTTTTAGCTACACAAATCTCATTAAAATATGATACAAGCAAAGGAAAATAGAGTTCAGGGAAATTAATGAAACAAGgaataagatttttttatttttaacttacaAGTAATAACAAATTAAACATTGCATAAAAgagcagtgattttttttgctcCTGCTGATATCTAACGTGATTGGCATTTTAATACCATTAAAATAGCTAAACCATGAGAAACTTCTCCTTGTTCTTAGTTTTTTCATTAATGACTGATATCAGTGGGGCAACAGTCAACTTTTCAGAGTGCCTTGCTAATTATCACTAGAGGCTTTTGATATCTAAATCAAAGTACATCTCTCCAATCTGCTGTTTGACACAGAAAAGCACATTTCCAAATAGATGTAGAATCATTTCTACACAATTTTTGTTAGAGTTGATACGATCAACACCAATATTCAGGTTCTCATTTTTTccatattaaagagaaaataaacctTTATTATATAGCCTTCCATAAACAGCAAGGGACATATTTAAAGAAGATCTCCACTTAAACACGGGTTGCAGCATAATAAAAGTGAATGTAATTCAAGACGGCTTTCCATTATATAGGAAATTTAAAAATTCTATGGTTTTAAAGTAATCTGTATTtgttattactaaaaaaaaaacatatgtttatattattatctGGTTCTAATCCCTGAACAATGTAGCAAAAAGCAGCTGTTAAACAGACATAGAAAAGGTCATCTGATTCAAAAGTCAGAATCACAGAATAGAAAGGGATGAatacagctttcaatagcaattgaatttaaaaataacctcTAAACCTTTGAAAACACTGCAATGAATGTATAGTCTAAACTTGCACACATTTATGGTGGATTTGTCACCCTCAACAAGGTGTTGTGTTATAATTACAGAGGAACAGTAAACAATTGTTACCACATAATAGATCCCTAATTTGACCACagaataaaaactatttttttgcagaaatcttAGGGGCATCACATACTAATAATTTACATGCCTGCTTTATGCTCAATAATACCCTTTAATACCAGAACATCTGTTCAAAGGTTTTAAGAAATATGTTTTCAGTCAGTATCAATCAAGATTAACTAGCAATTGATGTTTAATCTCCACACACCTAGCAAAGTATGGAATGCTCAATGTTCTAATGGAGATGGATTGTCTTAGGGTGAACAACAGAGCtacgagtagcagctacttgtcgtggctactaaaatagacaatgctgattatttactgataattgtctctatgtgtgtgttttagcagaggcaattctcagtattctctatggcagggtattttctggcatttagtagccatgaaaaaatagttgctactagtagctctgtgtgtcttcatccttaatgGAATACAGGTCCATTATACTCAGGAAGCTCTATATTTCCCTGCATTTCCTTCTCATGGATAGTAAGGCAAATGCTTAAGAACACATATTTAATAAAACTACCTATTGAGTACATAGCCTTTGACAAAACACATAAATAGAATAGACACTTAAGGCAAGTTGGACAAACAAGTGAATCTGGCCCCCAGGTGGTAGGCCATATCAGGATGATAAAATGGCTTagccaacaattggatcacacAGTGGTATATGCAGATGGAAATGCATCCACAGCCTAACGTGGTCCTCTGAGAATTTTCCAGCTGGCCTCATCAATATCCAGTCAGGCTACAAATGGCAATGTTAGAGTCAACAGGCAATGTAAATACATCAACGGCAAAATGTATGTCTACAGAAGACAAGTGAAAAGACTTGAAAATCTAATATTCACAAATCCATGATTAACCTGTGTAATGGAGTAATGCTggtcacatacaggtatgggacctgttattaagaacgtgacctggggttttccagataagggatctttctgtaatttggatctcaataactaaagtctgctaaataaataattgaaatactgaataaacccaataggcttgttttgcctataAGCAAAgtaaaaaggtactgttttattattacagaaaaaaaggaaattatttttaaaaatgtgaattatttgtttattatagagtctatgggagatggcctttccgtaatttggaacttcctggataaagggattccagataagggatcccataactgcacatGGTAAATTTTGCGTGCCAATTTGCCATTTTTGACAGAGTCAATCGTTTATTACCGGCTCACATACAGGGCAACATCAATAGCCTTCCCGACTATTTGTGGTGAAGGCTGGCACATTATCAGTCAGTCTGGCTAGAAAATCCCAACTGGATCAGGGCCCGAATGGATACTAATAATCAGAGACCAGTATTTTCTTAACAGCAGTCAATAATGAGATTTATGATGCATTTACATTTCTGGGATGAATAACCAATGGCAGTATGGtttcaaaatatttattaaaaaaaaaaaagaaagaaagaaaatatttagaTTACTTAGATTAGGTATATTTTActgtaaaaaataatacatagcTAAATGTACAGTCGCCTATAAGCAAATACATTCATTTTGGATAATTTTCTTATTAAGTTGGTAAACTTTTCAGTCAAGTGGAACCCATGAATGAAAAAGAATCTTTTGTAAATTCTAAACAACATCAACAGCATATACAAGAGAAATTGTCAAAAATGGGTAAAGCAAAAAATAACTTGTGGTAAAGGAGTTAACTCTATGGAATGCCAGAGAGGTCTctacagtaatttttttttttttttgggggggggggggatgccatTGGCacagatgagttcattattaacacatttaaacTGCACAGTCTGCTGGAAACTCCAATATGATTGGGAGGATTTTATGTAGGAGGATTAGCTGTCACTCACCTCTTTGTATTAAGCTTTTCCCTAATTAAACACAtctataaaataacacatttttaacaCTGGAATTGCATTACCTATGAACAGTTACTTTTCCTACCATTATATGAAACACTATCTTATCACACCTGCTGTAACACAGGACAGAAATCTGTAAtgaaaatttttcaaaagatctTTTTATGGGTATACATTCTACAGAATCTGTCTAAAATATTTGTTCCTAAGTTAACTGCCACCTAATCAAAGCTACTTATGTCAGTGTTTAAATACTCTTCGTGCGACCTTTCAATCAAAGTACATTACTTCACTTTAGACATTATAATTCCAGACATTTAAGCTGAAAGGGGCAAACATTTATTTGTAGAGGTTTCAGAAAAAGCAGCATCCTGGGGGCTTGTGCAGATATGCTCCTTTTCTGTATTTAGATGGAACATGAGTTAGCACGTTTCCGGGGTTTAGGATCCCGTTCCTTCAGGTCTTTAGAACACATACAAGGTGAGCACATAGTTTCAGATAGCCTCCTAAGTCCTAGACGGAAAACACTATTGGACAAACTGTAAATGACACAGTTACAGAAACTATTGCTTATGGCCAACCAAGTGGTAAGGAAGGAAAGCATAGGATTGTCCAGTGTTCGCCAGCTTTCCAGCAAAAAGTAGATTATGTACGGGAGCCACAACATATAGAAAACACTGGTAATCCGGAACAACACCATGGCATAACGCCGGTCTGGGCTATGACCAGGCCCAGTTTCACCAGCAGATTCAGTTTCATGGCTGGGGAATCGTGCCCGGCGATCACAAATTTCTTTGGTATGCTGTCTACATATGCGAAAAATATGAAAGTATGTAAAACAAATAACTAATGCTGCAGGAGCATACAGCAGGCACACAATGAAGCCAGTAAAGTAGGCACTGGTATGCCAGGCGATGGCGCACCACTGAAAGATGTCACCATGATATCCAGGTTTACCCCAGCCAAAAAAAGATGGCAGGAAGATCAAACAAGAATAGATCCAAATGAGTATAATGCAGAGACGCAATCTACAGGGCGTTACTAGCTGGTTGTATGAAAGGGGTTTGGTGATTGCCAGATATCGATCCACACTGATAAATGCTAAACAAGCCATGGAAACACTCTTCAGAACAGAAATAATGTAGCCGAACACTTGACATGTTAAGGACTCATGGACACCAGTGGAATAATGAAGAAGTGACAGAGTAGGTACCAAGCAACTAACTCCAACCAATAAGTCTGCATATGCCATTGTCTGGATGAAATAACTGGTAGTATAATGGTGCAAAAGAGGTGCACAATGAAATACAAAAATGACAGTCAAGTTACCAGTGATTATCAAAAAGGTTAGCAGCACAATAATAGAGGTTTCCAGGATGCATACGTCCACGGAACTGTAGTGTCCAAAACCCAAAGGACAGGGGTGATGTCCAGATGTATTCAATAAATATCCACTTGTGTTAACTGTCCTCCAATCAATTAACTGTGACTGGTTCATGGTTTGACTTACTGGTCAGCTGATGAGAAACTGCAAAACACTGCCTAAAAGAGCAGGCAGGAAATGCCGCTCTGAAAAGTGGGTAAGAAACCCTCCACTTCTGAGCCTCAGGACATATTTTCTCAATCTGTTCCATCAGCAAAATTGCCACGGACAATCTTTTAAAAGTCGCAGTTCACTTTTTCATTTCAAGACGTGGaagaaacaaaaaggaaaaaaacacagcataCAGGAGAGACTTTGTGGAATCAACTAAGAAAAGGACGCTGGTTGACTCTCTCTCATTATCTTTATCCATTCTTAGCAAGAACAAAGCACAGTTGCTAAAGAGGAATGATTCTGTATCCCGAACCATAGACGAAGGAAACtaaaataagaatacaaaaatgGAGAGAGACAGAAAATCCAGATGAAAACAGTTTCGATGATTATGTTCATTCTACGTTTTTGGAAGGAGGAGGTCATGAGGCTGTTTAATTCCCCTGTGATAGTTTATCTTTAGACCAGAAAATTTGAATAAGAGGAGGGGAAGTAAAGAAACAGCTTAAAATATCTTAGCATCTCAGGCCTGAAAGGCTTAAAATTGCCAAGCTGCCCAGGTCTGATAAAATAAAACGTGCAAATGATCAttaacatttcattaaaaaaaaaatataagaggATGTCAATTTTGCAACAACTGGTTAaattaacaattatttttttattttgctggaaaagaaaacaataatttaAAGAGCTTAAAAAAATACCCAGAGAAAGTggaaatgtaaaattattatatatatatatatatatatatatatatatatatattttaacaaggCTGGCTAACAATGGAAAGCATTACTACGGTTTATTGAACAACACATGACCTTTCCATTTGTAAAGCCTTGCGTATACTGCTAAAaattcttatttaagaaaaataattaaCTTGCAATGCTGATATTTGCAGCAGTTAGAATTGTTT
Encoded proteins:
- the gpr52 gene encoding G-protein coupled receptor 52 — encoded protein: MNQSQLIDWRTVNTSGYLLNTSGHHPCPLGFGHYSSVDVCILETSIIVLLTFLIITGNLTVIFVFHCAPLLHHYTTSYFIQTMAYADLLVGVSCLVPTLSLLHYSTGVHESLTCQVFGYIISVLKSVSMACLAFISVDRYLAITKPLSYNQLVTPCRLRLCIILIWIYSCLIFLPSFFGWGKPGYHGDIFQWCAIAWHTSAYFTGFIVCLLYAPAALVICFTYFHIFRICRQHTKEICDRRARFPSHETESAGETGPGHSPDRRYAMVLFRITSVFYMLWLPYIIYFLLESWRTLDNPMLSFLTTWLAISNSFCNCVIYSLSNSVFRLGLRRLSETMCSPCMCSKDLKERDPKPRKRANSCSI